A single window of Bacteroidota bacterium DNA harbors:
- a CDS encoding four helix bundle protein: MNPKTQELLDRTFRFGVRILKFLKTLPDDYIYRIPKGQLARAGLSIGSNYEEAQGAISKRDFANKISICYRESRESVYWLRVLKELYPEEKYIKDFVEFINEGIELKKIFGSIKKSSTENPNR, from the coding sequence ATGAATCCAAAAACACAGGAACTCTTAGATAGAACTTTTCGCTTCGGAGTAAGAATTTTGAAATTTCTAAAAACGCTTCCCGATGATTACATCTATCGGATTCCAAAAGGTCAATTAGCAAGAGCCGGGCTATCCATTGGCTCGAATTACGAAGAAGCACAGGGAGCTATTTCAAAAAGAGATTTCGCAAACAAAATTTCCATCTGCTATCGTGAATCCAGAGAAAGTGTTTATTGGCTAAGAGTATTGAAAGAATTATATCCTGAAGAAAAATATATAAAAGATTTTGTAGAATTCATTAATGAAGGTATAGAGTTAAAGAAAATATTTGGCTCGATTAAAAAATCCTCAACAGAAAATCCAAATCGTTAA
- a CDS encoding DUF4835 family protein: MSTRKKIFLFCNSIALFFLPSLWEGKGMGFCFAQELNCSVQVISPQLNNSADKKILQTLQQSIFEFMNNRKWTNDVFQQDERIECSVVITITAKSSDVFDGSIQVQARRPVYKSSYNSLLLNVLDKNLSFRYVEYQPLEFVENTFTANLTSVLAYYANVIIGADYDSFSLEGGTPYYQKAQAIVSNAQSASEKGWKFNEDDHNRYWIVENILNSTFKPLRECMYKYHRTGFDAMAEDLITGRATVLSSLELLKKVYDSKPNSYSLTLFFLAKADEIVNLFTLAEPAEKTKLLALVNEIDPANNTKYNKINQSKE, encoded by the coding sequence ATGTCAACCAGAAAGAAGATATTTTTATTTTGCAATAGTATCGCATTGTTTTTTCTCCCTTCCCTTTGGGAAGGGAAGGGGATGGGCTTTTGTTTCGCCCAGGAACTCAATTGTTCCGTGCAGGTAATTTCTCCGCAGTTGAATAACTCTGCTGACAAAAAAATACTCCAAACGCTTCAGCAGTCCATTTTTGAATTCATGAATAACCGCAAATGGACGAACGATGTTTTTCAGCAGGATGAGCGGATTGAGTGCAGCGTGGTGATTACCATTACAGCAAAATCATCTGATGTGTTTGATGGAAGCATACAAGTGCAGGCGCGCAGGCCTGTTTACAAATCCTCGTACAATTCTCTTTTGTTAAACGTGCTGGATAAAAATCTTTCTTTCAGGTATGTGGAGTACCAGCCGCTGGAATTTGTAGAAAATACTTTTACAGCCAATCTCACCTCCGTTCTCGCCTATTATGCCAACGTAATAATCGGAGCTGATTACGACAGTTTTTCTTTGGAAGGCGGAACGCCCTACTATCAGAAAGCCCAGGCCATTGTTTCGAATGCGCAGAGCGCCTCTGAAAAAGGATGGAAGTTTAATGAAGACGACCATAACCGCTATTGGATTGTAGAAAATATTCTGAACTCTACTTTCAAGCCGCTTCGCGAGTGCATGTATAAATATCACCGTACGGGCTTTGATGCGATGGCGGAGGATTTGATAACAGGGAGAGCCACTGTGCTTTCTTCGCTTGAACTTCTGAAAAAGGTTTACGATTCAAAACCCAACTCCTACAGTTTAACGCTGTTCTTTCTTGCCAAAGCCGATGAAATTGTAAACCTTTTCACGCTTGCGGAGCCAGCCGAGAAAACAAAACTACTTGCACTGGTAAATGAAATTGATCCCGCCAACAACACCAAGTACAACAAGATTAATCAGAGCAAGGAGTGA
- a CDS encoding DNA-directed RNA polymerase subunit omega has translation MDYKKSLAETNTVTRDLRAFEAKTGNLYESTVVVAKRANQINQEVKEELTNKLAEFASHTDNLEEIFENREQIEVSKYYERLPKPHAIAIQEFMDDKIYYRNPSKGSKSF, from the coding sequence ATGGATTACAAAAAATCACTCGCTGAAACAAACACCGTTACTCGTGATCTTCGCGCTTTCGAAGCAAAAACAGGCAATTTGTATGAATCAACTGTGGTGGTTGCAAAACGCGCTAACCAAATTAACCAGGAAGTGAAAGAAGAACTCACCAACAAACTTGCTGAGTTTGCTTCGCATACTGATAACCTTGAAGAAATTTTTGAGAACCGCGAGCAAATTGAAGTATCCAAATACTACGAGCGTTTGCCTAAGCCACACGCCATTGCTATTCAGGAATTCATGGATGATAAAATCTATTACAGGAATCCTTCGAAGGGCTCTAAGAGTTTCTAA
- the coaBC gene encoding bifunctional phosphopantothenoylcysteine decarboxylase/phosphopantothenate--cysteine ligase CoaBC, whose translation MLAGKNILLGVTGSIAAYKSAFLIRLLVKAGAKVKVVVTPASKDFITPLTLSTLSKNPVYSEFISNQQGEWNNHVDLAMWADYILIAPATANTMAKMANGICDNLLLAVYLSAKSPVVIAPAMDLDMYQHPTTKENLKKLKTFGNIIIPADTGELASGLEGEGRMAEPEAIVQFLSEHIKKKSPLSGKKALVTAGPTYEAIDPVRFIGNHSSGKMGFEIAEQLAKSGAEVTLVCGPNALSSKNNSIKRIDITSADEMHQQCMKSSKHSDIIVMSAAVADFKPKVTVTVKVKKEEGKFNSIELFPTKDILADLGKRKNGSLLVGFALETENEIQNAKKKLHNKNLDFIVLNSPSDTTGFTHDTNKITIIGSPSPTLPQGKRAKGKKEIIVKRFELMTKVECANIIVNEIINHLK comes from the coding sequence ATGCTTGCAGGAAAAAATATTCTTCTCGGAGTTACAGGCAGCATTGCCGCCTACAAGAGTGCATTTCTCATAAGGCTGTTAGTCAAAGCAGGCGCCAAGGTGAAAGTGGTGGTGACTCCCGCTTCTAAAGATTTTATAACGCCACTCACTCTTTCCACGCTTTCAAAAAATCCTGTTTACTCAGAATTTATTTCCAACCAACAGGGAGAGTGGAACAATCATGTTGATCTTGCGATGTGGGCAGATTATATTCTGATTGCTCCTGCTACTGCAAATACAATGGCGAAAATGGCAAACGGCATTTGCGATAATCTTTTGCTGGCTGTTTATCTTTCAGCTAAATCTCCTGTTGTAATTGCACCTGCTATGGATTTGGATATGTATCAGCATCCGACAACGAAAGAGAATCTTAAGAAACTAAAAACATTCGGAAATATTATTATTCCTGCCGACACAGGCGAACTTGCCAGCGGACTGGAAGGCGAAGGCAGAATGGCAGAACCCGAAGCGATCGTTCAGTTTCTTTCTGAACATATAAAAAAAAAGTCCCCGCTAAGCGGTAAAAAAGCGCTCGTTACAGCCGGACCTACTTACGAAGCCATTGACCCTGTACGTTTCATCGGAAATCATTCATCCGGGAAAATGGGCTTTGAAATTGCCGAGCAACTGGCGAAGAGTGGGGCAGAGGTAACGTTAGTGTGCGGACCAAATGCTCTCTCATCAAAAAATAATTCCATTAAAAGAATTGATATTACTTCAGCAGATGAAATGCATCAACAGTGCATGAAGAGTTCAAAACATTCAGATATTATTGTGATGTCAGCAGCCGTGGCAGATTTTAAACCAAAGGTTACGGTTACGGTTAAGGTTAAGAAAGAAGAGGGGAAATTTAACTCAATTGAATTATTTCCTACTAAAGATATTCTTGCTGATCTCGGGAAAAGAAAGAACGGAAGTCTGCTGGTTGGATTTGCGCTGGAAACCGAAAATGAAATTCAAAACGCTAAAAAGAAACTACACAATAAAAACCTCGACTTCATCGTTCTCAACTCGCCATCAGACACAACAGGGTTTACGCACGATACAAACAAAATAACTATCATCGGAAGCCCATCTCCAACTCTTCCCCAAGGGAAGAGAGCAAAAGGCAAAAAAGAAATAATTGTTAAAAGATTTGAATTAATGACTAAAGTAGAATGTGCAAATATTATTGTAAATGAAATTATTAATCATCTAAAATAA